Within Methanomicrobiales archaeon, the genomic segment GATGAGTTCGCACCCATTCAGCGCGAAACGGGATATGCTTCTCGCTTCCGTGCCGTTTCTCGTGGAGCATACAATCAATGGTGAACTGCTGGGTTGCAGCTCTGTTCTCAGCATCGACTGCTATGATTATCTCCACAATATCATCTTTGATCTGAAAGTGGGCGGGAACCGGGATGAGACGCACCGCCTCCAACCCGCGGGATATGCCCTCGTCTTTGAGAGCATCTATGAGATTCCCGTGGACATCGGAGGAACGGTGTATCTCTGGTTCCAGAACAATCAACTCATTGCCCGAAAGGATCTCTTCCCCATCGGTGATCACCTTCGGAGCTGGTGGCTGGAGATGCGGGACAGGAGGGCCGAACTGGTCCACGAAGAACGGGATCCGGGAATGCCGGCGGAATGCCCGCCTTCCTGCATCTACCGCTCGGTCTGTGGGGTGTAGCGGATGGAGAGGCTGGTGGTGGACGGATGGGGGCGGTTTCTGGGGGTGGAAGACGGTCAGATTGTCGTGAAGGAGAGGAAGGGGAAGAGTTATTCTGTGATCTGCCGTTCTCTGCCGTCCGATCTCAGGCAGGTTGTTATCGCTGGCAAGGGCTCTCTCAGCTCCGATGCGATCGATGTGCTCGCGCACCACGGGGTGGATCTCATATTTCTCGATTGGAGAGGGGGAGTCAGTGCCCGTCTATCACCCCCGATGCTGAGAACCGTTAACACCCGCCGCGAACAGTATCGGTGCTATGATACGGAGAAGGGTGCGGCTCTTGCGAAAGCATTCATCCGCGCAAAGATGAAGAACCAGATGGCTGTTCTTGGCACGTATGCCAAGACGCGGGTGCAGGCGGATCCGAACACTGCTGAGGCGCTGCGGGTTGCACGAGAATCCATTGAGCGTATTGCATCCGAGCTGGAGAGTGTGAGCGGGACTGCCTGTGATGCCGTGAGGGGAACGATCATGGGGATGGAGGGATGCGCCACAGGAGTATACTGGAATGCAATCTCGAAGATTGTTGACGAATCATTTGGATTTAACCATAGAAGCGGCAGATACGCGGGCGATCCTGTGAATGCGCTCCTGAACTACGGATACGCTATCCTGGAGGGAGAGTGCTGGCGTGCAGTTCATTATGCCGGGCTGGATCCCTATGGCGGTTTTCTCCATGTGGATCGTCCCGGGAGGGCCAGCATGGTTTACGATCTCATCGAGGAGTTCCGCCAGCAGGTGGTGGACAAGAGTACACTCAAGCTTCTCTCCCACCGGCAGATCAGGACCGAGAATTTCGAAGTGGTGGATGGTGTCTGCCGGATGGATGACGCGACGAGGAGGCTGGTCCTGAGCGAACTGCTCATGAAAATGGACGATCGGGTCAGGTATAAGGATAAACTATGGAGATGGTCCGATCTGATTCTGCATCAGGCACGGGAAGTTGCCAAGTTCTTGCGAGGGGAGTCGGGGAAATACGAGGGGTTCTGGTTGAGGTGGTGATGCATGATCCAGGTGAGCGATATCACGCAGTATTTCTACTGTCCGAGGAAGGTGTATTTCCTAAAGACGCTCGGGATCCGTCCGCCGGAAAAACCCAAGATGGAACAGGGGAAGGCGGAGCATGAACGGGAGTACCGAAGACTGAAGGAGAGGGTATCCACCTATGGGTTTCCCGATTGCGATATAGAAATGGTCATGCACAGGGTATCTATCGAGTCAGAAACTCTGCGGCTCCATGGGGTGGTCGATA encodes:
- the cas4a gene encoding type I-A CRISPR-associated protein Cas4/Csa1 codes for the protein MVYYLNEIESKNLLKNLRPLTRKVGVSEDLRGWNWNRTPLSPYRPVLLPMYLICSNYCPTSRDLYLKRVEKRRGEWNHPLSLGKVIHDTVARAYTLAREGEFDVPFDDWYRMQRYEDYMKGNLPLIQTYARMVYDYILSQARSQFNVAMSSHPFSAKRDMLLASVPFLVEHTINGELLGCSSVLSIDCYDYLHNIIFDLKVGGNRDETHRLQPAGYALVFESIYEIPVDIGGTVYLWFQNNQLIARKDLFPIGDHLRSWWLEMRDRRAELVHEERDPGMPAECPPSCIYRSVCGV
- the cas1 gene encoding CRISPR-associated endonuclease Cas1, producing MERLVVDGWGRFLGVEDGQIVVKERKGKSYSVICRSLPSDLRQVVIAGKGSLSSDAIDVLAHHGVDLIFLDWRGGVSARLSPPMLRTVNTRREQYRCYDTEKGAALAKAFIRAKMKNQMAVLGTYAKTRVQADPNTAEALRVARESIERIASELESVSGTACDAVRGTIMGMEGCATGVYWNAISKIVDESFGFNHRSGRYAGDPVNALLNYGYAILEGECWRAVHYAGLDPYGGFLHVDRPGRASMVYDLIEEFRQQVVDKSTLKLLSHRQIRTENFEVVDGVCRMDDATRRLVLSELLMKMDDRVRYKDKLWRWSDLILHQAREVAKFLRGESGKYEGFWLRW